The Methanorbis furvi region TTATTCTCATGGACGAGCCATGTTCAGCACTTGATCCAATCGCCACCTCGAAAATTGAGACGCTGATTACCGATCTCAAGAAAAATTATACGGTTATTATTGTGACTCACAATATGCAGCAGGCAGCAAGAGTCAGCGATACGACCGGTTTTATGTACATCGGCAAGCTTGTTGAGGTCAATGATACGAAGAAGATCTTTTCAAATCCTGCTGAAGAACTCACCGAACGTTATGTTACCGGAAGGTTTGGTTAAATGAATGAGTATTTCCATTTGGAGCTTGGCTCCTACAAGGATCAGGTAAACTGGTACGGCCGGTTTGCGCTTGGTATGCTGAAGAATTCGCTGATGGCGTTTGAGACGATCGATCGCGAGGTTGCGGCAGATGTTGTCCGCCAGAAGGAGTATATCGCGAGCCAGTATGATCTTTTAAACGAACGCGGTGTTCTGTTGATTGCTCTTAATCAGCCGATGGCGGCAGATCTGAGGCTGATTGCATGCAGTCTGGATATGATTACGTCGTCTGAACGTGTTGGCCGTTACGGGAAGGATGTCGGTGAGCTGCTTGTGCAGTTTGAGAACCGCGATCATGTTGCACGTCTTGCAAGTCAGTTGTCAAAGATGGGTACTATTACGGTGTCGATGCTTGATGTTGTGTACAATTCGTTTGCGACCGGAGATACGGAGTCTTTGTCTGCGCTTTCTGCGATGGAGGAGGAGGTTGATCAGATGTATGATGTTATTTATGCTGATTGTGTTGCGGCAATGGAGGCTGATGTTTCGGTTGTTCCTCAGTGCAGTGCGTATCATATGATCAATCGGTATCTTGAGCGGTGTGCGGATCATGCATGCCGGATGGGGGAGAAGGTGTATTATATGCAGACCGGTAAACGGGTGGCTATTGATCACGTCAATGAATGATGTGATCTTTTTTTTGGAAAACTTCGTGAGAAAACGCGAATAGCGCGAATAAAAAATCGCCAATGGCGATTTTTTTAATTCGCGCTATTCGTGCTATTCGCGTTTTAGATATAATCACGTTTCAAATATA contains the following coding sequences:
- a CDS encoding phosphate uptake regulator PhoU, translating into MNEYFHLELGSYKDQVNWYGRFALGMLKNSLMAFETIDREVAADVVRQKEYIASQYDLLNERGVLLIALNQPMAADLRLIACSLDMITSSERVGRYGKDVGELLVQFENRDHVARLASQLSKMGTITVSMLDVVYNSFATGDTESLSALSAMEEEVDQMYDVIYADCVAAMEADVSVVPQCSAYHMINRYLERCADHACRMGEKVYYMQTGKRVAIDHVNE